A stretch of Triticum aestivum cultivar Chinese Spring chromosome 1D, IWGSC CS RefSeq v2.1, whole genome shotgun sequence DNA encodes these proteins:
- the LOC123182664 gene encoding uncharacterized protein — MRSGGDVKSFFRQQKAHSGAAATKPTGGVSKKAAHHHQKQAAARPTPDHGGGADAGREDAEDAERKAREFDMDMRYGPCLGLTRAQRWQRAAALGLAPPPHALCSDDQPCIWEGRV, encoded by the exons atgagGAGCGGCGGCGACGTCAAGTCCTTCTTCCGGCAGCAGAAGGCCCACTCCGGCGCGGCGGCCACCAAGCCCACCGGCGGCGTCTCCAAGAAGGCGGCgcaccaccaccagaagcaagcggCGGCGCGCCCGACGCCAG ATCACGGCGGCGGCGCCGACGCGGGGAGGGAGGACGCGGAGGACGCGGAGAGGAAGGCCAGGGAGTTCGACATGGACATGCGCTACGGGCCCTGCCTCGGCCTCACCCGCGCCCAGCGCTGGCAGCGCGCCGCCGCGCtgggcctcgccccgccgccgcacgcgcTCTGCTCCGACGACCAGCCGTGCATCTGGGAGGGCCGCGTCTAG